One genomic segment of Nonomuraea coxensis DSM 45129 includes these proteins:
- a CDS encoding CBS domain-containing protein has product MMRISVRDVMTTRVAAAEAGTPFKDLAALLVSRGVSALPVLDGERRVIGVVSEADLLRKEEFRELYRDEGYRPRLRARLRRLLAGRGEDGRRKAGGVTAAELMSSPPVTVAPETSTVTAAQLMDARGVRRLVVVDEEGRLLGVVSRRDLLKAYTRDDAELKRWVEEAIPERWTDRRGIEVEVRDGIVTLSGRTATRTEAAAAVHLAKGLGGIVDVRPSLAWRRERHGSPSAR; this is encoded by the coding sequence ATGATGCGGATCAGCGTGCGGGACGTGATGACCACCCGGGTGGCCGCGGCCGAGGCGGGAACGCCGTTCAAGGACCTCGCCGCGCTGCTGGTGAGCCGCGGGGTCAGCGCCCTGCCGGTGCTGGACGGGGAGCGGCGGGTGATCGGCGTCGTCTCCGAGGCCGACCTGCTGCGCAAGGAGGAGTTCAGGGAGCTGTACCGGGACGAGGGCTACCGGCCGCGGCTGCGGGCCAGGCTGCGCCGGCTGCTGGCCGGGCGCGGCGAGGACGGGCGGCGCAAGGCCGGGGGCGTGACGGCGGCCGAGCTGATGTCGTCGCCGCCGGTCACGGTCGCGCCGGAGACGTCCACGGTGACGGCCGCGCAGCTCATGGACGCGCGCGGGGTCAGGCGGCTGGTGGTCGTGGACGAGGAGGGGCGGCTGCTGGGCGTGGTGAGCCGGCGTGACCTGCTGAAGGCGTACACGCGGGACGACGCCGAGCTCAAGCGCTGGGTCGAGGAGGCCATCCCGGAGCGGTGGACCGACCGGCGCGGCATCGAGGTCGAGGTGCGGGACGGCATCGTGACGCTGTCCGGCCGGACCGCGACCCGCACCGAGGCGGCGGCCGCCGTGCACCTCGCCAAAGGGCTCGGCGGGATCGTGGACGTCCGCCCGTCCCTCGCCTGGCGGAGGGAGCGGCACGGGAGCCCGTCCGCCCGGTGA
- a CDS encoding hemerythrin domain-containing protein: protein MCNYCGCREFPLIGRLSQEHWDIQESAGELRRAVRAGRQAEAVALLDELLARLLPHTAVEEDGLFAELRAEGTLTAEVERLCAEHGAIHGVLGTVDRAAPDWAAVSAALDLLIQHIDHEEHGLFPASVIMLPLSAWDRITPVATEHPAGSGT from the coding sequence ATGTGCAACTACTGCGGCTGCCGGGAGTTCCCGCTCATCGGCCGTCTGTCCCAGGAGCACTGGGACATCCAGGAGAGCGCCGGTGAGCTGCGGAGGGCCGTCCGCGCCGGGCGGCAGGCCGAGGCCGTCGCCCTTCTGGACGAGCTGCTCGCCCGGCTGCTCCCGCACACCGCGGTCGAGGAGGACGGCCTCTTCGCCGAGCTGCGCGCCGAGGGCACGCTGACCGCCGAGGTGGAGCGGCTGTGCGCCGAGCACGGCGCCATCCACGGGGTGCTCGGCACGGTGGACCGGGCCGCGCCCGACTGGGCCGCCGTGTCGGCCGCGCTCGACCTGCTGATCCAGCACATCGACCACGAGGAGCACGGGCTGTTCCCGGCCTCGGTCATCATGCTGCCGCTGTCCGCCTGGGACCGCATCACGCCGGTCGCCACGGAGCACCCGGCGGGATCGGGAACGTGA
- a CDS encoding nitronate monooxygenase, with translation MPDPRTFPGLPALIQGGMGVGVSGWRLARAVAATGQLGVVSGTALDVTLARRLQRGDPGGHLRRALACFPVPEVAERVLARYFVPGGTGAGVPYRPVPRLGLRGSRAGDELTVVANFAEVFLAKEGHDGPVGVNYLEKIQLATPAAAYGALLAGVDYVLVGAGIPAEIPRLLDDLAEHRPARVSVAVAGEGGGHTVGLDPVALLGRRLTPLARPRLLAIVSSHVLAAYLARSPATRPDGFVIETPVAGGHSAPPRGRMTLDEAGEPVYGPRDAPDLAKVAALGLPFWLAGGYGTPGGVERAWAAGAAGVQVGSAFALCRESGLDPRLRRTLRERAAAGTLQVRNDPLASPTGFPFKVAEVPGTLSDPDVYASRPRLCDMGYLRTPYERADGSIGYRCPAEPVDVYVRKGRPAEETEGRRCLCNGLLAAIGLGQHRADGYAEPALLTLGQDAGFLDGLPEEHSAADVVARLLLQAHV, from the coding sequence GTGCCTGACCCGCGGACCTTCCCCGGCCTTCCGGCGCTGATCCAGGGCGGCATGGGGGTCGGCGTGTCCGGCTGGCGGCTGGCCCGCGCCGTGGCCGCGACCGGACAGCTCGGCGTGGTGTCCGGCACCGCGCTGGACGTCACCCTCGCCCGGCGGCTGCAGCGCGGCGACCCCGGCGGCCACCTGCGGCGCGCCCTCGCCTGCTTCCCGGTGCCCGAGGTCGCCGAGCGCGTGCTCGCCCGCTACTTCGTGCCCGGCGGCACGGGCGCCGGGGTGCCGTACCGGCCGGTGCCGCGGCTCGGCCTGCGCGGCAGCAGGGCGGGCGACGAGCTCACCGTGGTGGCCAACTTCGCCGAGGTGTTCCTCGCCAAGGAGGGCCACGACGGGCCCGTGGGCGTCAACTACCTGGAGAAGATCCAGCTCGCCACCCCCGCCGCCGCCTACGGCGCGCTGCTGGCCGGGGTGGACTACGTGCTGGTGGGCGCCGGCATCCCGGCCGAGATCCCGCGCCTGCTCGACGACCTGGCCGAGCACCGCCCCGCGCGGGTCTCCGTCGCCGTGGCCGGCGAGGGCGGCGGGCACACCGTCGGGCTCGACCCGGTCGCGCTGCTGGGCCGCCGCCTGACGCCGCTCGCCCGGCCCCGGCTGCTGGCGATCGTGTCGTCGCACGTGCTGGCCGCGTACCTGGCCCGCTCCCCCGCGACCCGGCCGGACGGCTTCGTGATCGAGACGCCGGTGGCCGGCGGCCACAGCGCGCCGCCGCGCGGCCGGATGACGCTGGACGAGGCCGGCGAGCCCGTGTACGGCCCGCGCGACGCGCCCGACCTGGCCAAGGTGGCGGCGCTGGGGCTGCCGTTCTGGCTGGCCGGCGGCTACGGCACCCCCGGCGGCGTGGAGCGGGCCTGGGCGGCGGGCGCGGCCGGCGTCCAGGTGGGCTCGGCGTTCGCGCTGTGCCGGGAGTCGGGGCTCGACCCGCGGCTGCGGCGCACGCTGCGCGAGCGGGCGGCGGCGGGAACGCTGCAGGTGCGCAACGACCCGCTGGCCTCGCCCACCGGGTTCCCGTTCAAGGTGGCCGAGGTGCCCGGCACGCTGTCGGACCCCGACGTGTACGCCTCCCGTCCCCGGCTGTGCGACATGGGTTATCTGCGCACGCCGTACGAGCGGGCGGACGGCTCGATCGGCTACCGTTGCCCCGCCGAGCCGGTGGACGTCTACGTCCGCAAGGGCCGGCCCGCGGAGGAGACGGAGGGGCGGCGCTGCCTGTGCAACGGCCTGCTGGCCGCCATCGGGCTGGGCCAGCACCGCGCGGACGGCTACGCCGAGCCCGCGCTGCTCACCCTCGGCCAGGACGCGGGCTTCCTCGACGGCCTGCCCGAGGAGCACTCGGCGGCCGACGTGGTGGCCCGTCTCCTGCTCCAGGCCCACGTGTAG
- a CDS encoding Acg family FMN-binding oxidoreductase yields the protein MTDPGTGGRHAPAATLEPPFASVADVCAIVGAAAAAPSVHNTQPWRFHCADDATMELYADLDRLLTVTDPMGRGLGLSCGAALYNLRLAVRVTGHDARVRILPDPAERPDLLATVHAVPGAPPTADELLLHAMIPHRRTNRFPYDDRPVPREIVVGLVHAAHAESATLVPVSGRTARRVLELVAMADDTLADDPAYRAELAHWTVTDARADGVPEHAAGPRPRDGRLPMRDFGQRVGTADFEPEPQLAALFTRGDGPRDWLRAGQALQRVLLTATSHGVAASLFSQPLDLRPPQHRGDNAAGPFGHVQMLIRLGYGPPVPRVPRRPVAEVLDGLEARRA from the coding sequence GTGACCGATCCCGGCACGGGCGGCCGTCACGCGCCGGCCGCCACTCTGGAGCCGCCGTTCGCGTCCGTCGCGGACGTGTGCGCGATCGTGGGCGCCGCCGCCGCCGCGCCGTCCGTGCACAACACCCAGCCGTGGCGCTTCCACTGCGCCGACGACGCCACCATGGAGCTGTACGCCGACCTCGACCGGCTGCTGACCGTCACCGACCCGATGGGGCGCGGGCTCGGCCTGAGCTGCGGGGCCGCGCTGTACAACCTGCGGCTGGCGGTGCGGGTGACCGGGCACGACGCCCGCGTCAGGATCCTGCCCGACCCGGCCGAGCGCCCCGACCTGCTGGCCACCGTGCACGCCGTGCCCGGCGCCCCGCCCACGGCGGACGAGCTGCTGCTGCACGCCATGATCCCGCACCGGCGCACCAACCGCTTCCCCTATGACGACCGGCCGGTGCCGCGTGAGATCGTCGTGGGCCTGGTGCACGCCGCGCACGCCGAGTCGGCGACGCTGGTGCCGGTCTCCGGACGCACCGCGCGGCGGGTGCTGGAGCTGGTCGCCATGGCGGACGACACGCTGGCGGACGATCCGGCGTACCGGGCCGAGCTGGCCCACTGGACGGTCACGGACGCGCGCGCCGACGGGGTGCCCGAGCACGCCGCCGGACCCCGGCCGCGCGACGGCCGGCTGCCGATGCGCGACTTCGGCCAGCGGGTCGGAACCGCGGACTTCGAGCCGGAGCCGCAGCTCGCGGCCCTGTTCACGCGCGGCGACGGGCCGCGGGACTGGCTGCGCGCCGGGCAGGCGCTCCAGCGGGTGCTGCTCACGGCGACCTCGCACGGGGTGGCGGCGTCGCTGTTCAGCCAGCCGCTCGACCTGCGTCCGCCGCAGCACCGCGGCGACAACGCGGCCGGCCCGTTCGGGCACGTGCAGATGCTGATCAGGCTGGGCTACGGCCCGCCGGTCCCGCGCGTCCCCCGGCGTCCCGTCGCGGAGGTCCTGGACGGCCTGGAGGCACGGCGTGCCTGA
- a CDS encoding SAM-dependent methyltransferase, which translates to MSAPPGINPNIPHSARVYDYWLGGKDNFEADRRVAEATMAAVPGIRESARNNRAFLGRAVRHLTRLGVRQFLDMGTGIPSQGNTHEVAQAEAPESRVIYVDNDPIVMTHARALLTSTEEGRTAYLEADVRDPAAVLEHPEVREIIDFSQPVALMMVAILMHIPDADDPAGLVRTYADALPTGSYLVLSHLTLDLVPPHVAEDYLAATSNQAMHRTPRTGEQIARYFDGFDLLEPGLVAVSEWHDTPLFPDDLAWMYGGVGRKR; encoded by the coding sequence ATGAGCGCACCACCGGGCATCAATCCCAACATCCCGCACTCGGCCCGCGTCTACGACTACTGGCTGGGCGGCAAGGACAACTTCGAGGCCGACCGCCGGGTCGCGGAGGCCACGATGGCGGCGGTGCCGGGCATCCGCGAGAGCGCCAGGAACAACCGGGCCTTCCTCGGCCGCGCGGTGCGCCACCTGACCAGGCTGGGCGTGCGGCAGTTCCTCGACATGGGGACGGGCATCCCGAGCCAGGGCAACACCCACGAGGTGGCCCAGGCGGAGGCGCCGGAGTCGCGGGTGATCTACGTCGACAACGACCCGATCGTGATGACCCACGCCAGGGCGCTGCTGACCAGCACCGAGGAGGGGCGGACCGCGTACCTGGAGGCGGACGTCCGCGATCCCGCCGCCGTCCTGGAGCACCCCGAGGTACGCGAGATCATCGACTTCTCGCAGCCGGTCGCGCTCATGATGGTCGCCATCCTCATGCACATCCCCGACGCCGACGACCCGGCCGGGCTGGTCAGGACGTACGCCGACGCCCTCCCCACGGGGAGCTACCTCGTGCTCAGCCACCTCACGCTCGACCTCGTGCCGCCGCACGTGGCCGAGGACTACCTGGCCGCCACCTCGAACCAGGCCATGCACCGCACCCCGCGCACCGGCGAGCAGATCGCCCGCTACTTCGACGGGTTCGACCTGCTGGAGCCGGGCCTCGTCGCGGTCTCCGAGTGGCACGACACCCCGCTCTTCCCCGACGACCTCGCCTGGATGTACGGCGGCGTCGGCCGTAAGCGCTGA
- a CDS encoding PP2C family protein-serine/threonine phosphatase gives MTFFVISILVGCLSVMTVQGRRGKWPPGMPVTRPRLVAVGGTFEGSHGRSSDAYVIQERLIAAADGGAGSGPGQVAAALALAAVIAGRPQHGGTREQDLDEHVQAAHRAVRNAALRNPAMPDLAGTLDVIVLDGGESPRLRFAHVGNGAIWHCPRGGAPAPLTTSHSFEDGPPLRALGRPSALNAEVGAVAVRPGDRVVMMTDGVVRALGVKRVTELLTGSASPVSCLDRLYDELAAVEPKEDATVVIADFVTV, from the coding sequence ATGACGTTCTTCGTGATCTCGATCCTGGTCGGGTGCCTGTCCGTGATGACCGTGCAGGGCAGGCGCGGGAAGTGGCCGCCGGGCATGCCGGTGACCAGGCCGCGGCTGGTGGCGGTGGGGGGCACGTTCGAGGGCTCGCACGGGCGGTCGTCGGACGCGTACGTCATCCAGGAGCGGCTGATCGCGGCGGCCGACGGCGGAGCCGGGTCCGGGCCGGGCCAGGTCGCCGCCGCCCTGGCGCTGGCGGCCGTGATCGCGGGGCGTCCGCAGCACGGGGGCACGCGCGAGCAGGACCTGGACGAGCACGTCCAGGCCGCGCATCGCGCGGTACGCAACGCCGCGCTGCGCAACCCGGCCATGCCGGACCTGGCCGGCACCCTGGACGTGATCGTCCTCGACGGCGGTGAGAGCCCGCGCCTGCGCTTCGCCCACGTGGGCAACGGCGCGATCTGGCACTGCCCGCGCGGCGGGGCGCCGGCGCCGCTCACCACGTCGCACTCCTTCGAGGACGGGCCGCCGCTGCGCGCGCTCGGCCGGCCCTCGGCGCTCAACGCCGAGGTCGGCGCGGTGGCGGTGCGGCCGGGCGACCGGGTGGTGATGATGACGGACGGCGTCGTACGGGCGCTCGGCGTCAAGCGCGTGACGGAGCTGCTGACCGGCAGCGCCTCGCCCGTGTCGTGCCTGGACCGGCTCTACGACGAGCTCGCCGCGGTCGAGCCGAAGGAGGACGCCACGGTGGTGATCGCCGACTTCGTGACGGTATGA
- a CDS encoding sensor histidine kinase produces the protein MSHPRSTRYDSATRQLEKATARTAAGARSAVGAVAVVAASFGAVPPVSLSWLAPLLAIHLVLTAGYARVWWRTELVPRRLVAADVAVTLALCLAQRFLVAEEALASGASWVSGLVTMTIVLAGIAWRPALAVPVGLAVAGAFAAGVRLASATQDVVVPTGVHLVQLLAIVMLMTLLRRSSAETDAFLECSVRAEIALMVERLRREDQLKQVGSIHETALHTLGMVGLGTYERPTPTLAAQVRTDLAALEKLRDTPGGDSVPIALDALLDEVAGRVKGLEVRTSLVPETVPGDVAERFARAVTEALSNVALHAGVREAEIVSTRRGGEIVVEVADRGRGFDQDRLPPDRFGVRGSILDMMRSLPNGGARISSGAQGTRVSLWWRP, from the coding sequence ATGTCTCACCCCCGCTCCACGAGGTACGACTCCGCGACCCGGCAGCTGGAGAAAGCCACCGCCAGAACGGCCGCGGGCGCGCGCAGCGCGGTGGGTGCGGTGGCGGTGGTCGCGGCCTCCTTCGGCGCCGTCCCGCCGGTCTCGCTCTCCTGGCTGGCGCCGCTGCTGGCGATCCACCTCGTGCTGACGGCGGGCTACGCGCGGGTGTGGTGGCGTACGGAGCTGGTGCCTCGCCGGCTGGTGGCCGCTGATGTGGCCGTCACGCTCGCGCTCTGCCTCGCCCAGCGCTTCCTGGTCGCCGAGGAGGCCCTCGCCAGCGGGGCGAGCTGGGTGTCCGGGCTGGTCACGATGACGATCGTCCTCGCCGGCATCGCCTGGCGGCCCGCCCTCGCCGTGCCCGTCGGCCTCGCCGTCGCCGGGGCGTTCGCGGCCGGCGTGCGCCTCGCCTCCGCCACGCAGGACGTCGTCGTGCCCACCGGCGTCCACCTCGTGCAACTGCTCGCCATCGTCATGCTGATGACGCTGCTGCGCCGCTCGTCCGCCGAGACCGACGCCTTCCTGGAGTGCAGCGTACGCGCCGAGATCGCGCTCATGGTCGAACGGCTGCGCCGCGAGGACCAGCTCAAGCAGGTCGGCAGCATCCACGAGACCGCGCTGCACACGCTCGGCATGGTCGGCCTCGGCACCTACGAGCGGCCCACGCCCACGCTCGCCGCGCAGGTCCGTACCGACCTCGCGGCGCTGGAGAAGCTGCGCGACACCCCCGGCGGCGACTCCGTGCCGATCGCCCTCGACGCCCTCCTGGACGAGGTCGCCGGGCGCGTCAAAGGGCTGGAGGTGCGGACCAGCCTCGTCCCCGAGACCGTGCCTGGCGACGTCGCCGAGCGCTTCGCCCGCGCCGTCACCGAGGCCCTGTCCAACGTCGCCCTGCACGCCGGCGTACGGGAGGCCGAGATCGTCTCCACCCGGCGCGGCGGCGAGATCGTCGTGGAGGTCGCCGACCGCGGGCGCGGCTTCGACCAGGACCGGCTGCCGCCCGACCGGTTCGGCGTGCGCGGCTCCATCCTCGACATGATGCGCTCGCTGCCCAACGGCGGCGCCCGCATCTCCTCCGGCGCCCAGGGCACCCGCGTCAGCCTGTGGTGGCGGCCATGA
- a CDS encoding response regulator: MGQQHLAAEPGAEPVTVALVEDHQVVVDGVRSWFGPSPGPVALVAQGPTIEAVRGVTADVLLLDLNLNGTMVIDRVSELCQGGQRVIVFSEHEEPETVRAVLDAGASAFIGKGRATRESCLETILEVAADRPSVTPPMAQAIATDERPHRPQLSDKEREALLFWFQSMSKASVAARMGIKERTVRQYIDRARVKYAAAGRPAPTKEKLLICAIQDGLIQPDEVTIYTSLAARTSPEPH, from the coding sequence ATGGGTCAACAGCATCTGGCAGCGGAGCCCGGTGCCGAGCCGGTGACGGTGGCCCTGGTGGAGGACCACCAGGTCGTGGTGGACGGCGTCCGCTCCTGGTTCGGGCCGTCGCCGGGCCCGGTGGCGCTGGTCGCCCAGGGCCCCACCATCGAGGCCGTCCGCGGAGTGACCGCCGACGTGCTGCTGCTCGACCTCAACCTCAACGGCACGATGGTCATCGACCGGGTCTCCGAGCTGTGCCAGGGCGGGCAGCGGGTCATCGTCTTCTCCGAGCACGAGGAGCCGGAGACGGTGCGCGCCGTGCTCGACGCGGGAGCCTCGGCCTTCATCGGCAAGGGCCGCGCCACCCGCGAGTCGTGCCTGGAGACCATCCTGGAGGTCGCCGCCGACCGGCCCAGCGTCACGCCCCCGATGGCCCAGGCCATCGCCACCGACGAGCGCCCCCACCGGCCGCAGCTCTCCGACAAGGAGCGCGAGGCGCTGCTGTTCTGGTTCCAGTCGATGTCGAAGGCGTCGGTGGCGGCCCGGATGGGCATCAAGGAACGGACCGTGCGTCAGTACATCGACCGGGCCCGCGTGAAGTACGCCGCCGCCGGCCGGCCCGCCCCCACCAAGGAGAAGCTGCTCATCTGCGCCATCCAGGACGGCCTCATCCAGCCCGACGAGGTGACCATCTACACGTCGCTGGCCGCCCGCACCTCTCCCGAACCCCACTGA
- a CDS encoding Uma2 family endonuclease produces MTKRYKTLGYAQARVPVYWRVEPDEGPALYVYELDGDAYGPPAVHKAGSVAELSRPFPLAVDPAAFAA; encoded by the coding sequence GTGACGAAGAGGTACAAGACCCTCGGCTACGCGCAGGCGCGCGTGCCTGTCTACTGGCGGGTCGAGCCGGACGAGGGGCCCGCGCTCTACGTGTACGAGCTCGACGGCGACGCCTACGGACCGCCCGCCGTGCACAAGGCGGGGTCCGTCGCCGAGCTGAGCCGGCCCTTCCCCCTGGCTGTCGACCCCGCCGCGTTCGCCGCGTGA
- a CDS encoding lytic polysaccharide monooxygenase auxiliary activity family 9 protein yields MPRVAPNRWALRALALLMSLAMIVVVPMAETASAHGSVVDPASRNYGCWLRWGSDFQNPAMAQLDPMCWQAWQDNTNAMWNWNGLYRDNVGGNHQAAIPNGQLCSAGRTQDGRYRSMDTPGAWTAAAMSSTFNIRLTDQARHGADYIRVYITRQGYNALNTPLGWNHLELIKETGKYAPSDTYMINGIGKGSRTGRHVVYTIWKASHMDQTYYFCSDVTFS; encoded by the coding sequence ATGCCCCGAGTCGCACCGAACCGCTGGGCGCTGCGCGCCCTGGCCCTGCTGATGTCCCTGGCGATGATCGTCGTCGTCCCGATGGCCGAGACCGCCTCCGCGCACGGCTCGGTCGTGGACCCGGCCTCGCGCAACTACGGCTGCTGGCTGCGCTGGGGCAGCGACTTCCAGAACCCGGCCATGGCCCAGCTCGACCCGATGTGCTGGCAGGCGTGGCAGGACAACACCAACGCCATGTGGAACTGGAACGGCCTCTACCGCGACAACGTCGGCGGCAACCACCAGGCCGCCATCCCCAACGGGCAGCTCTGCAGCGCCGGCCGGACCCAGGACGGCCGCTACCGCTCCATGGACACCCCCGGCGCCTGGACGGCGGCGGCCATGAGCAGCACCTTCAACATCCGGCTCACCGACCAGGCCAGGCACGGCGCCGACTACATCCGGGTCTACATCACCCGCCAGGGCTACAACGCCCTGAACACGCCGCTCGGCTGGAACCACCTGGAGCTGATCAAGGAGACCGGCAAGTACGCCCCCAGCGACACGTACATGATCAACGGGATCGGCAAGGGCTCGCGCACCGGCCGCCACGTCGTCTACACGATCTGGAAGGCCTCGCACATGGACCAGACGTACTACTTCTGCAGCGACGTCACGTTCAGCTGA
- a CDS encoding C45 family autoproteolytic acyltransferase/hydolase produces the protein MTFPTFVSTELDPRARGKELGAARRAAVAANFAGYADLFAAAGARASRVRAWGERALDSSAAWAPRLAEEIAGIASGAGLEPWQVAVVNARTEILAAVDATGEGECSTSVVLPGSGGAPRTVQTWDWHDHLRDAPMLWELEPFAGHVVRTFTEAGALAKIGVNTAGLGIHFNLLRHRSDHDGIGVPVHLIARRILDEAATAEEAAALARSATVSASTVITVVTARAAASIEMSPAGVAVVPSGPDGVLQHCNHFLDAALAEEERHSSDRPTTYERLRHLNAHVAELSAADPTARARAMLGHAPGHAPVCAHPDLTQPIHQRWETLATIALDLPAARLRVHRGGPCRVAEETWQVF, from the coding sequence ATGACCTTTCCCACGTTCGTCTCCACCGAGCTCGACCCCCGCGCCCGCGGCAAGGAGCTCGGCGCGGCCCGGCGCGCGGCCGTCGCCGCCAACTTCGCCGGCTACGCCGACCTGTTCGCCGCCGCCGGGGCGCGGGCGTCGCGGGTTCGGGCGTGGGGTGAGCGGGCGCTCGACAGCAGCGCGGCCTGGGCGCCGCGGCTGGCCGAGGAGATCGCCGGGATCGCCTCCGGCGCCGGGCTGGAGCCGTGGCAGGTGGCCGTGGTCAACGCCCGTACGGAGATCCTGGCTGCTGTGGACGCGACCGGCGAGGGGGAGTGCTCGACCTCCGTCGTGCTGCCCGGCTCCGGCGGCGCGCCGCGGACCGTCCAGACGTGGGACTGGCACGACCACCTGCGCGACGCGCCCATGCTGTGGGAGCTGGAGCCGTTCGCCGGGCACGTGGTGCGTACGTTCACCGAGGCCGGGGCGCTGGCCAAGATCGGGGTGAACACGGCCGGGCTCGGCATCCACTTCAACCTCCTGCGTCACCGCTCCGACCATGACGGCATCGGCGTGCCGGTGCACCTGATCGCCCGCCGCATCCTGGACGAGGCCGCCACCGCCGAGGAGGCCGCCGCCCTCGCCCGTTCGGCCACGGTCTCGGCCTCCACCGTCATCACCGTCGTCACGGCGCGGGCGGCGGCCTCGATCGAGATGTCCCCGGCCGGGGTCGCCGTCGTGCCGAGCGGCCCGGACGGCGTCCTGCAGCACTGCAACCACTTCCTCGACGCGGCCCTCGCGGAGGAGGAGCGGCACTCCAGCGACCGGCCCACCACGTACGAGCGGCTGCGGCACCTCAACGCCCACGTCGCGGAGCTGAGCGCGGCGGACCCGACCGCCCGCGCCCGCGCCATGCTCGGCCACGCACCCGGTCACGCCCCCGTCTGCGCCCACCCCGACCTGACCCAGCCGATCCACCAGCGGTGGGAGACGCTCGCCACGATCGCGCTCGACCTGCCCGCCGCGCGGCTGCGGGTGCACCGGGGCGGCCCCTGCCGGGTGGCGGAGGAGACCTGGCAGGTCTTCTAG
- a CDS encoding CaiB/BaiF CoA transferase family protein: MNVPEGALDGLLVADFSRVLAGPYATMLLADLGAEVVKVERPGAGDDTREWGPPYGPGGEATYFLGVNRNKRSIALDLRADAEVARALAARADVLVENFRPGTMDRLGLGYDALRELNPGLVYCSITGFGSGAGAELPGYDLIAQAVGGLMSVTGDPDGPGTKAGVALVDVITGLHAALGVMAALRHRERTGEGQRVEVSLLSSLLSALTNHASAYAAAGVVPRAMGNRHPSIVPYEVFETADRPLVIAAGNDRQFQVLCRVLDRPDLAADPRYATNAGRVTARADLVDELNAALRGRPADAWFELLTAAGVPCGPINDLSAAFALAADLGLEPAVDLDGVGQVANPIRLAETPPSYRRRPPALGADEAWVRALLEGDQGRE; the protein is encoded by the coding sequence ATGAATGTTCCGGAGGGCGCCCTCGACGGGCTGCTGGTGGCCGATTTCAGCCGGGTGCTGGCCGGCCCGTACGCCACGATGCTGCTGGCCGACCTCGGGGCCGAGGTCGTCAAGGTGGAACGGCCGGGCGCCGGGGACGACACTCGCGAGTGGGGGCCGCCGTACGGGCCGGGCGGCGAGGCCACGTACTTCCTGGGCGTCAACCGCAACAAGCGCTCCATCGCGCTCGACCTGCGGGCGGACGCCGAGGTGGCGCGGGCGCTCGCGGCCCGCGCGGACGTCCTGGTGGAGAACTTCCGCCCCGGCACGATGGACCGGCTCGGCCTCGGCTACGACGCGCTGCGCGAGCTCAATCCCGGGCTCGTCTACTGCTCGATCACCGGCTTCGGCTCCGGCGCCGGGGCCGAACTGCCCGGGTACGACCTCATCGCGCAGGCCGTCGGCGGCCTGATGAGCGTCACCGGCGACCCGGACGGCCCCGGCACGAAGGCGGGCGTGGCGCTGGTGGACGTGATCACCGGCCTGCACGCCGCGCTCGGCGTCATGGCCGCCCTGCGTCACCGCGAGCGTACGGGTGAGGGGCAGCGCGTCGAGGTCTCGCTCCTGTCGTCGCTGCTGTCGGCGCTCACCAACCACGCCTCCGCGTACGCCGCCGCCGGCGTGGTGCCGCGGGCGATGGGCAACCGGCATCCGAGCATCGTTCCGTACGAGGTGTTCGAGACCGCCGACCGGCCGCTCGTCATCGCCGCGGGGAACGATCGCCAGTTCCAGGTTCTCTGCCGCGTGCTCGACCGCCCCGACCTGGCCGCCGACCCCCGCTACGCCACCAACGCCGGCCGCGTCACCGCCCGCGCCGATCTGGTGGACGAGCTCAACGCCGCGCTGCGCGGCCGGCCGGCGGACGCCTGGTTCGAGCTGCTCACGGCCGCCGGCGTGCCGTGCGGGCCGATCAACGACCTGTCCGCCGCGTTCGCGCTCGCCGCGGACCTCGGCCTGGAGCCCGCCGTGGACCTCGACGGCGTCGGCCAGGTCGCGAACCCCATCCGCCTCGCCGAGACCCCGCCCTCCTACCGCCGCCGCCCGCCCGCTCTCGGCGCGGACGAGGCGTGGGTGCGCGCGCTCCTGGAGGGCGATCAGGGCCGGGAGTAA